A segment of the Synechococcus sp. MEDNS5 genome:
TCGGCGGACGGCTCAATAGGCCCCGCTGGGGACGGGGTTGGCGAGGACCGACGGCTTCGTAATAGGAGTTGAACAGGTAACTCCAGCGGGCGTCGGCCGGTTCATAACTCGGCTGGTGGGGCCGCAGCACAAACGTTTCGAAGAACCAGGTGGTGTGGGCCAGATGCCACTTGGGGGGGCTGGCATCGGCCATGCCCTGAAGGTTGAGGTCTTCGGTGTCCAGCGGCTCGATCAGGACTTCGCTGGCATGCCGCACGGCCATCAGCCGGTTCAGAAGCGTGCCGGAAGCCATGGCAGGTGGGCGCATTGGCGGTGACCTTAGGGGCTCCCCACCCCGGTGTCAGCAGGACACTGCCCTTACCATCAGCCCACCACTGTCTCCACGTTGTGATCGGCACCCTGCTGGCTGACCGGTACCGCCTGGATCGCTGCCTGTCTGCGGATCCAGATCACCCCCAGGGGGCGCTCTGGTGTGCAGCGGATCAGATGGCCGCCGGAGCGCCGGTGGCGGTGCGTCAGCTCCGGGATGTGCAGGCTTCAGAGCGCATCCGTGCGTTGTGGCCAGCGATGCAGTCGGTGCTGCATCCCCAGATCCCCCGCTTCGGTGGGCTGCTTGAAGAGCAGGGCAGCCTGTGGCTGGTGCGCGAGTGGCAGGAGGGATCCAGCCTGCTGCAGATTCAGGCGCAGCGTCTGGAGCGCCAGCTGGTGTTCGGGCCTGGGGAAATGCTGCTGCTGCTGCGGCAGCTGCTGCCGCCTCTGGCCGTGCTGCATGGCCAGCAGCTGGTGCATGGGGATCTCAACCCCCGCAATCTGCTCCGGCGTGACCAGGACGGTCTGCCGGTGTTGATCGATTTCGGTTTGCTTCAGCGCAGCGGTGAGCAGCCGATTCCCGGGGCTTCAGCGGCCTATGCCCCCAGAGCCCAGGGGCGGCAGGAGCCCGCTGCGGCCTGGATGGATCTGCATGCCCTGGGGGTTACCGCTCTCACCCTGCTGAGCGGCCGCCCACCCGAACAGCTCCTGGCGTCTGAAGCCGACGACTGGATGTTGCCGGCGGATCTGGATCTCGAGTCGCCGTATCGCACGGTGCTGGAACGCCTGCTGTCGGAGCAGGGGGATCGGCGTTTTGCCACCGCCAGCGAGGCGCTGAAAGCGTTGCAGCGGGTCACCATGCCCGAGTCCACCGGTCCCCAGCCTCGGGCGGACCGCACCCTGGTGCTGGCACCGGTTGTGGTGGAGGCAGCACCCCAGGCGCCGCCACCATCGCAGCCAGCGTCTCCAGACCTGCCGCCCCTGGGCTCGGCCGCCGCCGCCGCTGAGCGGCCCCGTCCCCGCGCTGAACAGCGTCAGCAGGCCGCGGAGGGAAGGCTCTGGCCAGTTGTGGCTGCCCTGTTGGTGTCCGCGCTGGTCGGGACGGCGATCGGATGGTTTCTTCTCAGTCGCGGCAATCCCCCTGGATCCGCACCATCAACCGAGCGGGACGTGATCGGTCGCTCTCCCACCGCCAGCCTTCCCCCGGCGGAGGTGGATCAACGCCAGCAACTTCTGAGCCGCTTGAGGGCGTTGCAAGTGGATCGCAGTTGGTTTCTGCAGCTGGTGGATGCCAGCCTGCTGGCCCGCTTCCCGGAGCGCAATGGCCGCTTGCCCACGGACTCCCTCGAGGATGCCCCGCTCAGGCAGGTTTGGAATGAGCTGGCTGAGGAATGGCTGGCCCGGGTGGAGCAGCTTCCGCCGATGCTGCGCGCCCGACTGGGCCGGCTCAAGGATGCCGACTGGCAGAAGCAGCGCCAGGCGCTCGTGCAGCAGGGGGTGAACGCCCGGGTGGTGGAGCAGTTGGTGAGTGCGTCGGCGCAGACGCTTCTGCCCGGTGTGGCCACGGGGGTGAAGCCGCCGGAACCGTTCCGGCAGCTGTGGTTTGCAGCCGCACTGCGCAGCCTGGAGGATGTGCGCATCGAAGCGGTGAAAGCCCGTGCAGGCGCGCCCACCGTGCTCTCGAGCCGGGTGTCCGCCGGTGGGGCCCGCTTGATTTCGATCACCGTCCCGGCTGGCCGACGGTTGGTGCTGGGCATCAACGGCACACCGTTGATGCAGATGACGGTGTACGGCGCCGACGGGGAGGTGGCGGCGGATCGCGGGCCGCTGCGGGTGGTGACTCTCAGCGAAGACGCTGGATCGCCGGTGCAGGTGCTGGTCACCAATGACGGTGTGTCCTCGGGGTTGCTCACCCTGTCCTGCCGGGCGGATCTCCCGGAGCCCAAGCCCCTGCCCGATGTGGATCTCAATCCCATCCCCGACCCGGCCACCGGGGCCGAGGGGCCCGTGGAAACTTTGCCTGAACCGCCCGGGCCGAAGCCGGCAGGGGTGGACATGCCGCCGGTCATGGACGTCACCCCGACAATTGAAGGGTTTGATGAGCCGACCGAAGACCAGGCCCCGGCCCCTGACACGGACTAGTTCCTTTCTCGTGTCGATTCAGTAACGAGACAGTGCTGCTCGGGTTTCTTTCTTGATCTGCTTGTCTTTTTCTGCAGCGCGCTTGTCGTGGAGTTTGCGCCCCTTTCCCAGGCCCAGGGTGAGCTTGATCCAGGAGCCCTGCAGATGCAGGTTCAGGGGAATCAGCGCCAGTCCTTTCTGGTCAAGCTGGCCGCGCAGTTTGTCGATCTCGCGCCGGTGCGCCAGCAGGCGACGCACCCGCAGCGGGTCATGGTTGAAGTACCCGCTGGCATGGGTGTGGGGAGAGATGTGCACGTTGTGCAGCTGCAGCTCTCCATTGCGGATCAGGCAGAACCCATCCCGCAGGTTGGCCTGCCCGGCCCGGATCGATTTCACCTCGGTGCCCACCAGTTCGATGCCGGTTTCCAGCGTTTCAAGGATGTCGTACTGATGCCGGGCCAGGCGGTTATCAGCCAGCAGCCGGTTGGCTGCGGCGCGCGCAGCAGCAGCACTCTTCTTGCCTCCTCCTTTGGCCATCCACCTTCAGGCCTCTCAGCCGCTTGATTCCCCGACCCTATCCAGGGGTCGGTACCCTTCCATCATGGCGATCGTTTCCTCCAACGCCGCATCCCAGCGTTCGCAGCCGGATCGCGTCCCGGATCGGGTGGTGGACGGGTCTCGGCAGGCGGGGGATGACCTCGATCCAGGACGGGCTGGAGCCAAGGAGGACAGCCTGCGGCCCAAGCGGCTTGCGGATTACATCGGTCAGCGGGAGCTGAAGCAGGTGTTAGGCATTGCCGTTCAAGCGGCCGTCGGCCGCGGCGAGGCCCTGGATCACGTGTTGCTCTATGGCCCCCCCGGCCTGGGCAAAACCACCATGGCCATGGTGCTCGCCGAAGAGCTGGGGGTGACCTGCCGGATTACCAGTGCACCGGCGTTGGAACGCCCCCGCGACATCGTGGGATTGCTGGTGACTTTGCAGCCCAAGGATCTGCTGTTCATCGATGAGATTCACAGGCTGAGCCGGGTGGCGGAGGAGCTGCTCTATCCGGCCATGGAGGACCGCCGCCTGGATCTCACCGTGGGCAAGGGCAGCACGGCGCGCACCCGTGCCCTCGACCTGCCTCCCTTCACGCTGGTGGGAGCCAC
Coding sequences within it:
- the ruvB gene encoding Holliday junction branch migration DNA helicase RuvB, with protein sequence MAIVSSNAASQRSQPDRVPDRVVDGSRQAGDDLDPGRAGAKEDSLRPKRLADYIGQRELKQVLGIAVQAAVGRGEALDHVLLYGPPGLGKTTMAMVLAEELGVTCRITSAPALERPRDIVGLLVTLQPKDLLFIDEIHRLSRVAEELLYPAMEDRRLDLTVGKGSTARTRALDLPPFTLVGATTRAGALSSPLRDRFGLIQRLEFYGLEDLQAIVERAAGLLNLELSAAACTEIARRCRGTPRIANRLLRRVRDVACVRACEGCIDQALVDEALTLHRVDGRGLDASDRRLMELLLQSHGGGPAGLDTLAAALGEDPATLESVVEPYLLQLGFLQRTPRGRVVTAAGRGHLGWPNLEEQVA
- the smpB gene encoding SsrA-binding protein SmpB, with translation MAKGGGKKSAAAARAAANRLLADNRLARHQYDILETLETGIELVGTEVKSIRAGQANLRDGFCLIRNGELQLHNVHISPHTHASGYFNHDPLRVRRLLAHRREIDKLRGQLDQKGLALIPLNLHLQGSWIKLTLGLGKGRKLHDKRAAEKDKQIKKETRAALSRY
- a CDS encoding protein kinase; translation: MIGTLLADRYRLDRCLSADPDHPQGALWCAADQMAAGAPVAVRQLRDVQASERIRALWPAMQSVLHPQIPRFGGLLEEQGSLWLVREWQEGSSLLQIQAQRLERQLVFGPGEMLLLLRQLLPPLAVLHGQQLVHGDLNPRNLLRRDQDGLPVLIDFGLLQRSGEQPIPGASAAYAPRAQGRQEPAAAWMDLHALGVTALTLLSGRPPEQLLASEADDWMLPADLDLESPYRTVLERLLSEQGDRRFATASEALKALQRVTMPESTGPQPRADRTLVLAPVVVEAAPQAPPPSQPASPDLPPLGSAAAAAERPRPRAEQRQQAAEGRLWPVVAALLVSALVGTAIGWFLLSRGNPPGSAPSTERDVIGRSPTASLPPAEVDQRQQLLSRLRALQVDRSWFLQLVDASLLARFPERNGRLPTDSLEDAPLRQVWNELAEEWLARVEQLPPMLRARLGRLKDADWQKQRQALVQQGVNARVVEQLVSASAQTLLPGVATGVKPPEPFRQLWFAAALRSLEDVRIEAVKARAGAPTVLSSRVSAGGARLISITVPAGRRLVLGINGTPLMQMTVYGADGEVAADRGPLRVVTLSEDAGSPVQVLVTNDGVSSGLLTLSCRADLPEPKPLPDVDLNPIPDPATGAEGPVETLPEPPGPKPAGVDMPPVMDVTPTIEGFDEPTEDQAPAPDTD